The Malus domestica chromosome 13, GDT2T_hap1 genome includes a window with the following:
- the LOC103452136 gene encoding flavonoid 3',5'-methyltransferase-like isoform X1: MSESEAKPERRILKNPALLKYIFETSCFPREHEQLKQLREATVEKYPFWSLMNVPVDESLLLSMLLKVMNAKKTLELGVFTGYSLLTTALALPADGKITAIDVDKEAYEVGLPFIQKAGVENKINFCQSDAFTVLNDLITKGKEEGSFDFAFVDADKDSYMEYHKLLMKLVKVGGIIAYDNTLWFGTVAEPEENVENFAKQSRKHLLELNSFLAADDRVELAVVSIGDGLTLCRRLS, encoded by the exons ATGTCTGAGTCAGAAGCCAAACCAGAGAGGAGAATACTAAAAAACCCAGCACTTCTCAAG TACATCTTCGAAACAAGCTGTTTTCCAAGAGAACATGAGCAACTGAAGCAACTAAGGGAGGCCACTGTCGAGAAATATCCCTTCTG GAGTCTTATGAATGTGCCCGTCGACGAAAGCCTGCTTCTCTCGATGCTTCTGAAGGTGATGAATGCGAAGAAGACGTTGGAGCTTGGTGTCTTCACTGGTTATTCTCTTCTCACTACTGCTCTTGCACTACCTGCTGATGGCAAA ATAACGGCAATCGATGTAGATAAAGAAGCCTATGAGGTTGGATTGCCATTTATTCAAAAGGCTGGGGTGGAAAATAAGATTAACTTCTGCCAGTCAGATGCCTTCACAGTTCTAAATGATCTCATTACCAAA GGAAAGGAAGAAGGGAGCTTTGATTTCGCATTTGTGGATGCCGACAAGGACTCCTACATGGAATATCACAAGTTGCTGATGAAGCTTGTGAAGGTTGGAGGAATCATAGCTTATGATAACACATTGTGGTTTGGGACAGTGGCGGAGCCTGAGGAGAATGTGGAAAATTTTgcaaagcaaagcagaaaacatTTGCTGGAACTCAACAGCTTTCTCGCGGCGGATGACCGTGTCGAGCTAGCTGTTGTTTCCATCGGAGATGGACTCACCCTCTGCAGACGTCTCTCTTAA
- the LOC103452132 gene encoding probable arabinosyltransferase ARAD1 yields MPNTRSHKMYGKAAFALIVAFLLLITYSIFIGTVDVRSYFLPLLPTSPPSPAAQSLCATTSPPLKVYMYDLPRRFNVGIMNRRNTDQTPVTARTWPPWPKNSGLKRQHSVEYWMMGSLLSDGNGGDGREAVRVSDPELADAFFVPFFSSLSFNTHGHNMTDPATQIDRQLQVDLLKILGESKYWQRSGGRDHVIPMTHPNAFRFLRPQVNASIQIVVDFGRYPHVMSNLSKDVVTPYVHVVDSFTDDNRPDPFESRTTLLFFQGRTYRKDEGIVRVKLAKVLAGYNDVHYERSVATGDNIKSSTQRMRLSKFCLHPAGDTPSSCRLFDAIVSHCVPVIVSDEIELPFEDEIDYTKFSLFFSFKEALEPDYMVNQLRNVSKERWIEMWGTLQNISNHFEFHYPPEKEDAVNMLWRQVKNKLPAVKLSVHRSRRLKIPDWWRRRK; encoded by the exons ATGCCAAACACAAGATCTCACAAAATGTACGGAAAAGCCGCCTTCGCTCTCATCGTCgccttcctcctcctcatcacCTACTCAATCTTCATCGGCACCGTCGACGTCCGATCCTACTTCCTCCCGCTCCTCCCAACATCGCCGCCGTCGCCGGCCGCCCAGTCTCTCTGCGCCACCACCTCCCCGCCTCTCAAAGTCTACATGTACGATCTCCCGCGCCGCTTCAACGTCGGAATTATGAACCGCCGGAACACCGATCAGACTCCGGTGACCGCCCGGACTTGGCCTCCGTGGCCCAAGAATTCCGGGCTCAAGAGGCAGCATAGTGTTGAGTACTGGATGATGGGCTCTCTTTTGTCCGACGGTAATGGCGGTGATGGGAGAGAGGCGGTTAGGGTTTCTGATCCGGAATTGGCCGATGCCTTCTTTGTGCCGTTTTTCTCTTCGTTGAGCTTCAATACTCATGGGCACAACATGACCGACCCGGCTACTCAGATTGATCGCCAATTGCAG gtagATTTATTGAAAATCTTGGGGGAATCAAAGTACTGGCAAAGATCTGGAGGGAGAGACCATGTTATCCCTATGACACATCCGAATGCTTTCAGATTTCTTCGGCCACAGGTCAATGCATCAATTCAGATTGTTGTAGATTTTGGAAGGTATCCTCATGTCATGTCAAATCTGAGCAAAGATGTGGTTACTCCATATGTGCACGTTGTGGATTCCTTTACAGACGATAACCGTCCAGATCCATTTGAGTCCCGCACTACACTTCTTTTCTTCCAGGGAAGGACATACAGGAAAGAT GAAGGCATTGTTCGTGTTAAATTGGCTAAAGTCTTAGCTGGTTACAATGATGTTCACTATGAGCGGAGTGTTGCAACAGGAGATAACATAAAATCG TCTACGCAACGGATGCGTTTATCAAAATTTTGTCTGCATCCGGCTGGAGACACTCCGTCTTCTTGTCGCCTATTTGATGCTATTGTGAGCCACTGTGTTCCCGTCATTGTGAGCGATGAAATTGAGCTCCCGTTTGAGGATGAAATTGACTACACCAAATTCTCACTATTCTTCTCATTCAAAGAGGCTTTGGAACCTGATTACATGGTTAATCAGCTTCGTAATGTTTCAAAGGAGAGATGGATTGAAATGTGGGGGACACTACAGAATATTTCCAACCATTTTGAATTCCATTACCCCCCAGAGAAAGAGGATGCAGTCAATATGCTGTGGAGACAGGTGAAGAACAAGCTCCCTGCCGTCAAACTTTCTGTACATAGAAGCCGGAGGTTGAAAATACCAGACTGGTGGCGGAGGAGAAAGTGA
- the LOC103452136 gene encoding flavonoid 3',5'-methyltransferase-like isoform X2 gives MSESEAKPERRILKNPALLKYIFETSCFPREHEQLKQLREATVEKYPFWSLMNVPVDESLLLSMLLKVMNAKKTLELGVFTGYSLLTTALALPADGKGKEEGSFDFAFVDADKDSYMEYHKLLMKLVKVGGIIAYDNTLWFGTVAEPEENVENFAKQSRKHLLELNSFLAADDRVELAVVSIGDGLTLCRRLS, from the exons ATGTCTGAGTCAGAAGCCAAACCAGAGAGGAGAATACTAAAAAACCCAGCACTTCTCAAG TACATCTTCGAAACAAGCTGTTTTCCAAGAGAACATGAGCAACTGAAGCAACTAAGGGAGGCCACTGTCGAGAAATATCCCTTCTG GAGTCTTATGAATGTGCCCGTCGACGAAAGCCTGCTTCTCTCGATGCTTCTGAAGGTGATGAATGCGAAGAAGACGTTGGAGCTTGGTGTCTTCACTGGTTATTCTCTTCTCACTACTGCTCTTGCACTACCTGCTGATGGCAAA GGAAAGGAAGAAGGGAGCTTTGATTTCGCATTTGTGGATGCCGACAAGGACTCCTACATGGAATATCACAAGTTGCTGATGAAGCTTGTGAAGGTTGGAGGAATCATAGCTTATGATAACACATTGTGGTTTGGGACAGTGGCGGAGCCTGAGGAGAATGTGGAAAATTTTgcaaagcaaagcagaaaacatTTGCTGGAACTCAACAGCTTTCTCGCGGCGGATGACCGTGTCGAGCTAGCTGTTGTTTCCATCGGAGATGGACTCACCCTCTGCAGACGTCTCTCTTAA
- the LOC139190775 gene encoding uncharacterized protein, which produces MSPEAVVDWEIFKENFKKRFVPPEYIDHKKQEFTQLKQKKMSANEYYRKFTDLSCYDPDTTGNHVEMLRRFKQGTKRKWRTFASAIPCSTYHEFSEILVRMEDSENLYSNSEEDEDKNDNQRKDDMGKCISTQGPRKTENFKRSGVSSSSSSGGFSVTGPRRGGRFTDIMESVREVAVVATLVDSWDIELHNVPRVNRGLSSLLCHLQRRFSRTLDQAVMVRQVVVVLTTIRVMLLPMLPDSISIPRILIFRLGIPKILEVILHILPCQLADLSGIRKVSPDMERLLLTVQDRLGSLARQDRDLLFIVLDYQRLLLWVKEVGVEEVGVVRHYPDVFPDDLHGLPPDRDVEFSIDLLPGTDPISLTPYRMTPAELRELKIQLQELTDKGYYRRFVKDFSMIALPLTKLTRNDVKFEWDKNFEQRFQQLKYCLTHAPVLVLSDDSGNFEIYSDASLNGLGCVLMQHNRVIAYASRQLKIHQRNYPTHDLELAAIVFALKIWRYYLYGEKCKIFTDYKSLQYLFTQHDLNLRQRRWMELLSDCDCTIEYHPGCANVVADALSMKPQGRLNALYACRVPLLADLRAIGVKLEIKERR; this is translated from the exons ATGTCACCTGAAGCGGTAGTTGATTGGGAAATattcaaagagaattttaagaaaagatttgtTCCCCCGGAGTACATTGATCATAAGAAGCaggagttcactcaattgaagcaaaagaaaatgtCGGCGAATGAGTATTATAGGAAGTTTACAGACTTATCCTGCTATGATCCAGATACAACTGGTAATCATGTAGAGATGCTTCGCCGTTTTAAGCAGGGAACTAAGAGGAAATGGCGGACGTTTGCTAGTGCGATTCCTTGCTCCACTTACCATGAGTTTTCTGAGATTTTGGTTCGGATGGAGGATTCCGAAAACCTTTATAGTAAtagtgaggaagatgaagataagAATGATAATCAGAGGAAAGATGACATGGGTAAATGTATCTCCACTCAGGGACCCCGTAAGACAGAGAATTTCAAGAGAAGTGGAGTGAGCTCGAGTTCTTCCAGCGGAGGATTTAGTGTCACAGGCCCGAGGAGAGGTGGAAGATTTACTG ACATCATGGAGAGTGTAAGAGAAGTGGCGGTGGTTGCTACACTTGTGGACAGTTGGGACATAGAGCTGCACAATGTCCCTAGAGTCAACAGAGGCCTCAGCAGTCTCctatgccacctccagcgccgattcagcagaactttggatcaggcagttatggtcagacaggtcgtggtggtgcttaccactatTAGGGTGATGTTGCTCCCTATGCTTCCGGACAGTATCAGTATTCCCAGGATTCTTATTTTCAGATTGGGTATTCCCAAGATCCTAGAGGTTATACTTCATATCCTTCCATGCCAGCTAGcggatctcagtggtatcagGAAGGTTAGCCCCGACATGGAGAGGTTGTTGCTAACAGTGCAGGACCGTCTAGGCAGTCTAGCCAGACAGGACAGGGAC ttacttttcatcgtcctggactaccagaggttacttttgtgggtgaaagaagtggg tgtggaggaagttggagtagttaggcactatcctgatgtattcccAGATGATTTGCAtggattgccgccagacagagatgtggagttttcgattgatttgcttccaggtacggatcctatatctttgactccatatagaatgACACCAGCTGAATTgagagagttgaaaattcagttacaggaattaactgataaag gttattatcgacggttcgttaaggatttttctatgattgctttaccactaacgaagttaaccaggaaTGATGTTAAGTTCGAGTGGGACAAGAATTTTGAGCAAAGATTCCAGCAgctgaaatattgcctcactcatgctccagtattggtacttTCTGACGATAGtggtaactttgagatttacagtgatgcttccttgaatggtttgggatgtgtcttgatgcagcataatagagtgatcGCCTATGCTTCTCGACAGTTGAAGATCCATcaaaggaattatcctactcacgatcttgagttggcagccattgtttttgctttgaagatttggaggtattatctctatggtgagaaatgtaagatcttcacagattaCAAGAGTCTACAGTACCTttttactcagcatgatcttaatcttcgtcagcgaaggtggatggagttactaagtgattgtgactgcactattgagtatcacCCGGGTtgtgcaaatgtggtagctgatgcactgagtatgaaacctcaaggtcgacttaatgctttgtatgcttgtcgtgttcctcttcttgcagatttaAGAGCTATTGGAGTAAAATTGGAGATAAAAGAACGAAGataa